In the Sebastes fasciatus isolate fSebFas1 chromosome 20, fSebFas1.pri, whole genome shotgun sequence genome, one interval contains:
- the pgp gene encoding glycerol-3-phosphate phosphatase: MTALTLLGSDSSGQTVMMSGSKCTRLNGALVKQVLDSVDSVLFDCDGVIWRGDQAVPGAPQVVNLLKEKGKKVFFVTNNSTKTRKMYVDKMSTLGFNAKEDEVFGTAYCSAMYLKTVCKLEEGSKVYLVGSDAMRRELEAVGIQQTGLGPDHVSGKQKDWANVALDPEVTAVVVGFDEHFSYMKVNRAMQYLTQPGCLFVGTNRDTRLPLEGGKAVPGTGCLLQAVEMAAQRQAQTVGKPNHFMFDCVASKFGVDPDRCLMVGDRLDTDIMLGSNCGLKTLLTLTGVSSVADAEAHQKSGCAERQGMVPDYYVESIADLLPALQG; this comes from the exons ATGACAGCCCTGACGTTGCTCGGTAGCGATAGCAGCGGTCAGACTGTGATGATGTCTGGGTCAAAGTGTACCCGGCTGAACGGAGCGCTGGTCAAACAAGTGCTGGACTCGGTGGACAGCGTCCTGTTTGACTGCGACGGGGTCATCTGGAGGGGGGACCAGGCCGTCCCCGGAGCCCCTCAGGTCGTCAACCTGCTCAAGGAGAAGGGCAAGAAGGTGTTCTTCGTCACCAACAACAGCACCAAGACGAGGAAGATGTACGTGGACAAGATGTCCACGTTGGGGTTCAACGCTAAAGAGGACGAGGTGTTCGGGACTGCGTACTGCTCCGCCATGTACCTGAAGACTGTCTGTAAGCTGGAGGAGGGGAGTAAAGTCTACCTGGTTGGAAGCGACGCCATGAGACGGGAGCTGGAGGCGGTGGGGATCCAGCAGACCGGGTTGGGACCGGACCACGTCTCCGGGAAGCAGAAGGACTGGGCCAACGTGGCTCTGGACCCCGAGGTGACGGCGGTGGTGGTGGGCTTCGATGAACACTTCAGCTACATGAAGGTGAACAGGGCCATGCAGTACCTGACCCAGCCGGGCTGCCTGTTCGTGGGGACCAACCGGGACACCAGGCTGCCCCTGGAGGGAGGCAAGGCCGTCCCAG gtACAGGCTGCCTGCTGCAGGCCGTGGAGATGGCGGCCCAGCGCCAGGCCCAGACGGTGGGCAAACCCAACCACTTCATGTTCGACTGCGTGGCCTCCAAGTTCGGCGTGGACCCCGACCGCTGCCTGATGGTGGGCGACCGCTTGGACACGGACATCATGCTGGGCTCCAACTGCGGCCTGAAGACTCTCCTCACCCTCACGGGGGTCAGCAGCGTGGCGGACGCCGAGGCCCATCAGAAGAGCGGCTGCGCGGAGAGGCAGGGGATGGTGCCGGATTATTACGTCGAGAGCATCGCCGACCTTCTTCCGGCTCTGCAGGGATGA
- the bricd5 gene encoding BRICHOS domain-containing protein 5 isoform X1 codes for MVRCWKHSENRLEEAQCTDGGSAASSQSHFPHKAFWVSLSASLLLVIVALGLTGHLGLSQPRSESLQIVRITVPDQTGVLINQSAVVDQQNDLVTFSVTSPANQTSTVIFDIKHGLICYKPVDQESCFLRKMEKSDYDNVHSLLHESTHKQSQFQLAGNETQRQTEFLGVLAASQVDVSTLEEPMQALCQNSSIHWTRRVEGPGKQRLVYFCIDICFPSNICVSVCFYYLPE; via the exons ATGGTGAGGTGTTGGAAACATTCGGAAAACCGTTTGGAGGAAGCACAGTGCACG GATGGGGGCTCTGCTGCGTCCTCCCAGTCCCACTTCCCACACAAGGCATTCTGGGTCAGCCTCTCGGCCTCGCTGCTCCTGGTCATCGTTGCCCTCGGTTTGACGGGGCACCTGGGGCTGTCGCAGCCTCGCTCTGAG TCTTTACAGATCGTGCGAATCACCGTTCCAGATCAGACCGGAGTTCTGATCAACCAGTCGGCCGTTGTGGACCAGCAGAATGACCTTGTGACCTTTTCAGTGACCTCGCCCGCCAATCAGACGTCCACTGTTATCTTTGATATCAAACAT GGTTTGATATGTTACAAACCCGTCGACCAGGAGAGCTGCTTCCTGCGAAAGATGGAGAAGTCAGACTACGACAATGTGCACTCCCTCCTCCACGAGTCAACACACAAG CAGAGTCAGTTCCAGCTTGCCGGGAATGAGACCCAGAGGCAGACGGAGTTCCTGGGAGTGCTGGCAGCCAGTCAGGTGGACGTGTCCACGCTGGAGGAGCCTATGCAGGCTCTGTGTCAGAACAGCTCCATCCACTGGACCAGGAGGGTCGAGG GCCCGGGGAAACAGCGGCTGGTCTACTTCTGCATCGACATCTGCTTTCCCAGCAACATCTGCGTGTCCGTGTGCTTCTACTACCTGCCAGAGTGA
- the bricd5 gene encoding BRICHOS domain-containing protein 5 isoform X2 → MVRCWKHSENRLEEAQCTDGGSAASSQSHFPHKAFWVSLSASLLLVIVALGLTGHLGLSQPRSESLQIVRITVPDQTGVLINQSAVVDQQNDLVTFSVTSPANQTSTVIFDIKHGLICYKPVDQESCFLRKMEKSDYDNVHSLLHESTHKSQFQLAGNETQRQTEFLGVLAASQVDVSTLEEPMQALCQNSSIHWTRRVEGPGKQRLVYFCIDICFPSNICVSVCFYYLPE, encoded by the exons ATGGTGAGGTGTTGGAAACATTCGGAAAACCGTTTGGAGGAAGCACAGTGCACG GATGGGGGCTCTGCTGCGTCCTCCCAGTCCCACTTCCCACACAAGGCATTCTGGGTCAGCCTCTCGGCCTCGCTGCTCCTGGTCATCGTTGCCCTCGGTTTGACGGGGCACCTGGGGCTGTCGCAGCCTCGCTCTGAG TCTTTACAGATCGTGCGAATCACCGTTCCAGATCAGACCGGAGTTCTGATCAACCAGTCGGCCGTTGTGGACCAGCAGAATGACCTTGTGACCTTTTCAGTGACCTCGCCCGCCAATCAGACGTCCACTGTTATCTTTGATATCAAACAT GGTTTGATATGTTACAAACCCGTCGACCAGGAGAGCTGCTTCCTGCGAAAGATGGAGAAGTCAGACTACGACAATGTGCACTCCCTCCTCCACGAGTCAACACACAAG AGTCAGTTCCAGCTTGCCGGGAATGAGACCCAGAGGCAGACGGAGTTCCTGGGAGTGCTGGCAGCCAGTCAGGTGGACGTGTCCACGCTGGAGGAGCCTATGCAGGCTCTGTGTCAGAACAGCTCCATCCACTGGACCAGGAGGGTCGAGG GCCCGGGGAAACAGCGGCTGGTCTACTTCTGCATCGACATCTGCTTTCCCAGCAACATCTGCGTGTCCGTGTGCTTCTACTACCTGCCAGAGTGA
- the mlst8 gene encoding target of rapamycin complex subunit lst8: protein MNVNQGTVGSDPVILATAGYDHTVRFWQAHSGICTRTVQHQDSQVNSLEVTPDRSMIAAAGYQHIRMYDLNSNNPNPVINYDGVSKNITSVGFHEDGRWMYTGGEDCMARIWDLRSRNLQCQRIFQVNAPINCVCLHPNQAELIVGDQSGVIHIWDLKTDHNEQLIPEPEVSINSVHIDPDASYMAAVNSSGNCYVWNLAGGIGDEVTQLIPKTKIPAHKRYSLRCKFSPDSTLLATCSADQTCKIWRTSNFSLMTELSIKSNNPGETSRGWMWDCAFSGDSQYIVTASSDNLARLWCVETGEIKREYSGHQKAVVCLAFNDSVLG from the exons ATGAATGTGAACCAGGGCACGGTGGGCAGCGACCCGGTGATCCTGGCCACGGCTGGATACGACCACACGGTCCGCTTCTGGCAGGCCCACAGCGGGATCTGCACCAGGACGGTCCAGCACCAGGACTCT CAAGTGAATTCACTCGAGGTCACACCTGACAGGAGCATGATCGCAGCTGCAG GTTATCAGCACATCCGCATGTACGACCTGAACTCCAACAACCCCAACCCGGTGATCAACTACGACGGCGTCAGCAAGAACATCACGTCCGTGGGCTTCCACGAAGACGGACGCTGGATGTACACGGGAGGAGAGGACTGCATGGCTCGCATATGGGACCTCAG GTCAAGAAATCTACAGTGTCAGAGGATATTCCAGGTGAACGCTCCGATCAACTGTGTGTGCCTGCATCCCAACCAG GCAGAGTTGATTGTTGGAGACCAGAGCGGAGTTATTCATATCTGGGATCTGAAGACTGACCACAACGAACAGCTGATTCCTGAGCCAGAGGTCTCAATCAACTCGGTTCACATTGACCCAGACGCCAGTTACATGGCAGCGGTCAACAGCTCG GGAAACTGTTATGTGTGGAACCTCGCTGGAGGCATCGGAGACGAGGTGACTCAGCTCATCCCCAAGACCAAGATCCCCGCACACAAACGCTACTCCCTCCGCTGCAAGTTCAGCCCCGATTCCAC TCTGTTGGCCACCTGCTCGGCAGACCAGACTTGCAAGATCTGGAGGACGTCCAATTTCTCCCTGATGACGGAGCTGAGCATCAAGAGCAACAATCCCGGAGAGACGTCCAGAGGCTGGATGTGGGACTGCGCTTTCTCTGGAGACTCCCAGTATATCGTCACAG CCTCATCAGACAACCTGGCTCGTCTGTGGTGCGTGGAGACCGGGGAGATCAAGAGGGAATACAGCGGCCACCAGAAGGCCGTGGTGTGTCTGGCCTTCAACGACAGCGTGCTGGGCTGa
- the meiob gene encoding meiosis-specific with OB domain-containing protein, with the protein MAAQTYIAISELHPNFSHPKVAGIIIGKTDVKSFPDRKNIGVDRFTFSFTIKDSPDFFINVSAWGNDCYVNGLSNSFSTGDCVVVENPLVSSKDPEKGDKFCPTTPSLYRLLVSEAHSQVCLCADMGTIDRLLPLIHLPVKDSGDFYSLGDIVANGQKLDGTVINILAALRSIGEPKEFTTSDRRKGQRLEVKLFDDSVSSFPLVCWDREAIQLVQTLIPKETVLFIADAKISFDSFRNGMTATVNSKTIITVNPDTREASLLFSYAKEVSESGALDQDEKPEDVPVDSITDVYTVSQLKQKAQENPEALFGITYSFISRLDLDSSVSKVIKTRCCRCKFQVPEDTQSCTNLLCPGRDQAFSSITGFDLLVDFTDHTGTLHTCSLRSPMAEQTLGCTTEEFTSLTDDERTAMKWKFLLERCKVHVKILPSTTTRTGIRGAVLACSVADPGEVKQHMSALLQRP; encoded by the exons ATGGCTGCTCAAACCTACATTGCCATCTCTGAGCTGCATCCCAACTTCTCTCATCCG AAAGTGGCAGGCATCATCATTGGGAAAACTGATGTCAAAAGCTTTCCTGACAGAAAAA ATATTGGCGTAGACAGATTCACTTTCAGCTTCACCATTAAGGACTCACCTGACTTCTTCATCAATGTCTCAGCCTGGGGAAACGATTGTTACGTCAACGGGCTCTCCAACAGCTTCAGCACTGGGGACTGTG TTGTCGTTGAAAATCCTTTAGTTTCCAGCAAAGACCCAGAGAAAGGGGACAAATTCTGTCCCACAACACCAAG CCTCTACAGGCTGCTGGTGTCGGAGGCTCATTCccaggtgtgtctgtgtgctgacATGGGCACCATCGACAGGCTGCTGCCACTGATCCACCTGCCGGTGAAGGACTCCGGAGACTTCTACTCTCTGGGAGACATCGTGGCCAACGGGCAGAAGCTGGATGGCACGGTTATAAATATACTGGCTGCACTGAGATCG ATCGGAGAGCCAAAGGAGTTCACCACTTCAGACAGACGCAAAGGGCAGAGGCTGGAAGTGAAGCTCTTTGATGACTCCGTCTCTTCCTTCCCTCTCGTCTG CTGGGACAGAGAAGCCATTCAGCTCGTGCAAACTTTGATACCCAAGGAGACGG TGCTCTTCATAGCGGACGCGAAGATTAGCTTTGACAGCTTTCGCAACGGCATGACGGCAACCGTTAACTCAAAAACCATTATCACTGTCAATCCCG ACACCAGAGAGGCCAGTCTGCTGTTCAGTTACGCTAAAGAAGTATCTGAGTCTGGTGCTCTGGATCAAGATGAGAAGCCAGAAGATGTGCCCG TGGACTCCATCACTGACGTGTACACAGTGAGCCAGCTGAAGCAGAAGGCCCAGGAGAATCCCGAAGCTCTCTTTGGCATCACATACAGCTTCATCTCCAGGCTCGACCTCGACTCTTCTGTTTCAAAAGTTATCAAGACGCGGTG CTGCAGGTGTAAGTTTCAGGTGCCTGAGGACACACAGAGTTGCACCAACCTGCTGTGTCCAGGGAGGGATCAGGCCTTTTCATCCATCACAGgatttgacctgctggtggacTTCACAGACCACACCGGCACCCTGCACACCTGCAGCCTCAGGAGCCCAATGGCAGAACAGACACTCGGCTGTACG ACAGAGGAGTTTACCAGTTTGACTGATGACGAGCGGACCGCAATGAAGTGGAAATTTCTTTTGGAAAGATGCAAAGTACATGTGAAG ATATTGCCATCCACTACAACGAGGACTGGGATCAGGGGGGCGGTCCTGGCCTGCTCGGTGGCCGACCCCGGAGAGGTGAAGCAGCACATGTCTGCACTGCTTCAGCGGCCGTGA